A portion of the Corynebacterium jeikeium genome contains these proteins:
- a CDS encoding phosphatase PAP2 family protein, with the protein MARVRIARPRHVIGWLAVLGALAWFTQTQLAGSVDQSFAGWVSDLHGARDGRVDSVMLALSEIIRPIYIAPVTLVAAALLWFRFRAWALLLPASFGSSIAVTYAMKWFLGRDRPGEEFSLVNLHDAAFPSAHVAAVTSSGMAAMQLAIPVLRRTARKLLDLAIIALIGAVALSRVWVGAHWLTDVIGGLIAGVIGLAVALLVLRRWPRARRYALP; encoded by the coding sequence GTGGCACGTGTTCGAATTGCGCGACCCCGGCATGTCATTGGTTGGTTAGCTGTCCTAGGTGCACTGGCGTGGTTCACTCAGACGCAGCTGGCGGGGAGCGTGGATCAGTCGTTTGCGGGCTGGGTCAGTGACCTGCATGGGGCGCGGGATGGCCGCGTCGATAGTGTGATGCTGGCTTTGAGCGAGATTATCCGGCCGATTTACATCGCGCCGGTCACGCTTGTTGCTGCGGCACTCCTGTGGTTCCGCTTCCGTGCGTGGGCGTTGCTACTGCCGGCGTCATTCGGTTCGTCGATTGCGGTGACTTATGCCATGAAGTGGTTTTTGGGCCGCGACCGACCGGGTGAGGAGTTCTCACTGGTCAACCTGCACGATGCGGCGTTTCCTTCTGCACATGTGGCAGCGGTTACTTCCAGCGGTATGGCCGCGATGCAGCTTGCCATCCCCGTATTGCGCCGTACAGCCCGCAAGTTGCTCGACTTGGCCATCATCGCGCTTATCGGCGCTGTGGCACTGTCGCGCGTGTGGGTCGGGGCACACTGGCTCACCGATGTTATCGGCGGCCTCATCGCCGGAGTTATCGGCTTAGCAGTTGCGCTGCTAGTTCTTAGGAGATGGCCACGAGCACGGCGCTACGCGCTGCCTTAG
- a CDS encoding DUF1877 family protein: MKGTVLPSSRSLIAAATALSATSAPVAASSRAITDEITRATLLSWKYQLANAPQKARSKHRKRSPMKQKLCAEYLRISDEEAARLVEVAAPAATSDGGTAGLVTDGAEKIILQHFVDVPDEDALDIDTDWESLLRTLTGNPIDGQALGDPLAEAILGADRVCRKPLSAVIRADRVGDVHQTLASIDLAARITDNGSLIDEATATQRYRELVAFYEETKAARSAVLVAIS, from the coding sequence ATGAAAGGCACGGTGTTGCCTTCGTCGAGAAGCTTGATAGCGGCGGCGACGGCACTTTCGGCAACGTCCGCACCAGTGGCGGCGAGTTCTCGGGCAATTACTGATGAAATCACCCGGGCAACTTTACTATCGTGGAAGTACCAATTGGCGAACGCCCCACAGAAGGCTCGCAGTAAACACCGGAAAAGGAGCCCCATGAAGCAGAAACTCTGTGCCGAATACCTGCGCATTTCCGATGAGGAGGCAGCGCGGTTAGTTGAGGTCGCAGCACCTGCGGCGACCAGCGACGGCGGCACGGCGGGGCTTGTTACCGACGGCGCGGAGAAGATTATCCTGCAGCACTTCGTCGACGTTCCGGACGAAGATGCCCTGGACATCGACACGGACTGGGAGTCCCTGCTGCGCACGTTGACCGGCAATCCCATCGACGGCCAGGCACTCGGCGACCCGCTGGCGGAGGCCATCCTCGGCGCCGACCGCGTCTGCCGCAAGCCGCTGTCTGCAGTCATCCGCGCCGATCGCGTCGGCGACGTGCACCAGACGCTGGCAAGCATCGATCTTGCCGCCCGCATCACGGACAATGGTTCGCTTATCGACGAAGCCACTGCGACACAGCGGTACCGCGAACTCGTGGCCTTCTACGAGGAGACTAAGGCAGCGCGTAGCGCCGTGCTCGTGGCCATCTCCTAA